The Deinococcus sp. AJ005 genome includes a window with the following:
- the xylB gene encoding xylulokinase yields the protein MSQPVTLGIDIGTSGVKAVALDAGGKVVASTTRTYPLLTPQPGWTEQRPQDWASATLDALKELAATLKAGGWTPLALGLSGQMHGAVFLDKDGEVIRPAPLWNDQRTGAAVDEIEAKLPREELIARTGNRAVTGFQLPKVLWLRQAEPENFARLHKVLLPKDYLGYVLTGNFLTEPSDASGIGALNLAAKTWDMDVLNALSLSVDLLPEVVDSWAVVGQILPEMAVQTGLPADLKIVAGGGDNAAAGIGLGLGAHRPGVGSVSLGTSGVLFAPLDTPTPDPQGRVHLFAHADGGYNLLGVTLACAGALQWFHDALAPETDFPALLEEAATVPDGAEGVTFLPYLAGERSPLMNPDLRGSWSGLSLAHRRPHLVRALLEGTVCALSDTYKVMQPISSLTTLLSTGGGARSDLWLSLVSGALDLPVQHIEHAPGAAEGAALLAMPAAGLFPDIKAVMDTLRPQGEAVVAQPMTRALKQHAAALETLPEL from the coding sequence GTGAGCCAACCCGTCACTCTGGGCATCGACATCGGCACCAGCGGCGTCAAGGCGGTGGCGCTGGACGCGGGCGGGAAGGTGGTGGCCAGCACCACGCGAACCTACCCGCTGCTGACGCCTCAGCCCGGCTGGACCGAGCAGCGCCCGCAGGACTGGGCATCGGCCACTCTGGACGCGCTCAAAGAACTGGCCGCAACTCTCAAAGCAGGCGGCTGGACACCCCTGGCCCTGGGCCTCAGCGGGCAGATGCACGGTGCGGTCTTTCTGGACAAAGACGGCGAGGTGATTCGTCCTGCGCCCCTCTGGAACGATCAGCGAACTGGGGCGGCGGTGGACGAGATCGAGGCGAAACTCCCGCGCGAGGAGCTGATCGCCCGTACCGGCAACCGTGCGGTAACTGGGTTTCAGTTGCCCAAGGTGCTGTGGCTGCGGCAGGCCGAGCCAGAGAACTTTGCCCGCCTGCATAAAGTGCTGCTGCCCAAAGATTACCTGGGATATGTCCTGACCGGGAACTTCCTCACCGAGCCGTCTGACGCATCGGGGATCGGCGCGCTGAATCTGGCGGCCAAGACCTGGGATATGGACGTGCTGAACGCCCTGTCGCTAAGTGTGGACCTCCTTCCCGAAGTGGTGGATTCCTGGGCGGTGGTGGGCCAGATTCTGCCGGAGATGGCCGTGCAGACTGGCCTGCCCGCTGACCTCAAGATCGTGGCGGGCGGCGGCGACAACGCGGCGGCGGGCATCGGCCTGGGCCTGGGCGCACACCGCCCCGGCGTGGGCAGCGTCAGCCTGGGCACCAGCGGCGTGCTGTTCGCCCCGCTGGACACGCCCACCCCTGATCCGCAGGGCCGCGTCCACCTGTTCGCTCACGCGGACGGTGGCTATAACCTGCTGGGCGTCACCCTGGCCTGCGCCGGGGCCTTGCAATGGTTCCACGACGCGCTGGCCCCCGAAACGGATTTTCCCGCCCTGTTGGAAGAAGCGGCCACCGTTCCAGACGGCGCGGAGGGCGTGACCTTCCTCCCCTATCTGGCCGGGGAGCGCAGCCCGCTGATGAACCCGGACTTGCGCGGTTCGTGGTCCGGCCTGAGTCTGGCGCACCGCCGCCCGCATCTGGTTCGCGCACTGCTGGAAGGCACGGTCTGCGCGCTGTCGGACACCTATAAGGTCATGCAGCCGATTTCCAGCCTGACCACATTGCTGTCTACGGGCGGCGGCGCGCGTAGTGACCTGTGGCTGAGTCTGGTCAGCGGCGCGCTGGACTTGCCTGTCCAGCACATCGAACATGCGCCCGGCGCTGCGGAGGGGGCGGCGTTGCTCGCCATGCCTGCCGCTGGACTGTTCCCCGACATCAAAGCGGTGATGGACACGCTCAGACCCCAGGGTGAGGCGGTTGTGGCGCAGCCGATGACGCGGGCGCTGAAGCAGCATGCGGCGGCGCTGGAAACATTGCCGGAGTTGTAA
- the kynU gene encoding kynureninase: MTVFDRLFADSTLSQLQQKDARDPLAHKRAEFKLPEGVVYLDGNSLGALPLTVPARLARVAEEEWGGQLIRSWTANAEAAQDWMNLPDRVAAKIAPLIGAQSHEVAVGDSTSVNIFKLLAAALHMASPERRVILTDADNFPTDLYMAQGLNALLGEKYELRPVPSAELEANLSEDVALTLLTEVDYRTGHRLDMAGLTTKAHQHGILTVWDLAHSAGAFPVDLNGAGADFAVGCGYKFLNGGPGAPSFLFVAERHQDSARAFLSGWMGHADPFEMARDFTPAPGARRYVVGTPTVLSLSALDAALDVFADVDMNVLRAKSLSLTDTFIELMEPLTAQYPLKLVTPRNHDERGSQVSYRHPQAREVMQKLIKSGILGDYRTPDILRFGFTPLYHSHADVWRAVQGIKQVLEGGA, from the coding sequence ATGACCGTATTTGACCGCCTGTTCGCCGATTCCACCCTGAGCCAGTTGCAGCAAAAGGACGCCCGCGACCCGCTGGCTCACAAACGCGCCGAATTCAAGTTGCCGGAGGGCGTGGTCTACCTGGACGGCAACAGTTTAGGCGCGCTGCCGCTGACCGTTCCCGCCCGCCTCGCCCGCGTGGCCGAGGAGGAATGGGGTGGTCAGCTTATCCGCTCGTGGACCGCCAACGCGGAGGCGGCCCAGGATTGGATGAACCTGCCGGACCGCGTGGCCGCCAAGATCGCCCCCCTGATCGGCGCGCAGTCCCACGAAGTCGCGGTAGGTGACAGCACCAGCGTCAACATCTTCAAACTGCTGGCCGCCGCGCTACATATGGCCTCGCCCGAACGCCGCGTGATCCTGACCGACGCTGATAATTTCCCCACGGACCTGTACATGGCGCAGGGTTTGAACGCGCTGCTGGGCGAGAAGTACGAGTTGCGGCCCGTGCCAAGTGCAGAACTGGAAGCCAACCTGAGCGAAGACGTCGCCCTGACCCTGCTGACCGAGGTGGATTACCGCACGGGCCACCGGCTGGACATGGCGGGCCTGACGACCAAAGCGCACCAGCACGGCATCCTGACGGTGTGGGATCTGGCGCATTCCGCCGGGGCGTTTCCCGTGGATCTGAATGGTGCGGGCGCGGACTTCGCGGTAGGCTGCGGCTACAAATTTCTCAACGGTGGCCCCGGCGCACCCAGTTTTCTGTTTGTCGCTGAGCGGCATCAGGACTCGGCCCGCGCCTTCCTGAGCGGCTGGATGGGCCACGCTGACCCCTTCGAGATGGCCCGCGACTTCACCCCTGCCCCCGGCGCACGGCGCTACGTGGTGGGCACACCCACGGTCCTCAGCCTGAGCGCGCTGGACGCCGCGCTGGACGTGTTCGCGGATGTAGACATGAACGTGTTGCGGGCCAAATCACTGTCACTGACCGACACGTTTATCGAGTTGATGGAACCGCTGACTGCGCAGTATCCGCTGAAGCTGGTCACGCCGCGAAACCACGACGAGCGCGGCAGTCAGGTCTCCTACAGGCATCCGCAGGCGCGGGAAGTGATGCAAAAGCTGATCAAGAGCGGCATCTTGGGCGACTACCGCACGCCGGACATCCTGCGCTTCGGCTTCACGCCGCTGTACCACTCGCACGCGGACGTGTGGCGGGCCGTGCAGGGCATTAAACAGGTCTTAGAAGGAGGCGCATGA
- a CDS encoding sugar ABC transporter permease: MQSVKTVSTTPPKRLLAQLGIDGRLLFMVLAIAGIWIAFNLLTGGVFITSRNLWNLSVQTASVGVMVSGMVLIIVMRNIDLSIGSILGFTGMAMAVLNIRVFTQDTWWGALLTLALGLLLGLGIGMLQGTWVALLGVPSFIVTLGGLLIFRGGAWLLTSGQTVAPLTETFQILGGGLNGSIGGPASWGVGALIAAAIVLTDLRNYQQRARRGLPNRTAILQFAFTGVTLALVLAFVLVMNSYPDPRSGLPRGMPVPVLIMLAVTAIMMWVVRATRFGRYVFAYGGNPEAARLAGINTTRLTILVFGIMGMLAALAGAIQTARLNAGTNSTGTLAELSVIAAAVIGGTSLAGGTGSIPGAFLGAILMASLINGMLLLDLPSAWQNVVQGLVLMLAVTLDGIFQRRRAK; this comes from the coding sequence ATGCAGAGTGTCAAGACCGTTTCAACCACGCCGCCTAAGCGATTACTGGCGCAACTGGGGATTGATGGCCGATTGCTGTTCATGGTGCTGGCGATTGCCGGCATCTGGATCGCTTTTAACCTGCTGACCGGCGGGGTCTTCATCACTTCCCGCAACCTGTGGAACCTGTCGGTGCAGACCGCGTCGGTGGGCGTGATGGTCAGCGGCATGGTCCTGATCATCGTCATGCGGAACATCGATCTGTCTATCGGCTCGATCCTAGGGTTCACGGGCATGGCGATGGCGGTCCTGAACATCCGCGTGTTCACGCAGGATACGTGGTGGGGCGCGCTGCTCACGCTGGCGCTGGGGCTGCTGCTGGGGCTGGGCATCGGCATGTTGCAGGGAACGTGGGTGGCGCTGCTGGGCGTGCCGTCCTTTATCGTCACCCTGGGCGGTTTGCTGATCTTCCGGGGCGGCGCGTGGCTGCTGACCAGCGGCCAGACGGTTGCGCCCCTGACCGAGACCTTCCAGATTCTGGGCGGTGGCCTGAACGGCTCGATAGGCGGCCCGGCAAGCTGGGGCGTGGGCGCGCTGATCGCGGCGGCCATCGTTCTGACGGACCTGCGGAATTACCAGCAGCGGGCCAGACGCGGGCTGCCCAACCGCACCGCCATCCTGCAATTCGCCTTCACCGGCGTCACGCTGGCGCTGGTGCTGGCCTTCGTGCTGGTAATGAACAGTTACCCTGATCCCCGCAGCGGCCTGCCACGCGGGATGCCGGTGCCGGTGCTGATCATGCTGGCGGTCACGGCGATCATGATGTGGGTGGTGCGCGCCACCCGCTTCGGGCGTTATGTATTCGCCTACGGCGGCAACCCGGAAGCCGCGCGGCTGGCCGGGATCAACACCACCCGCCTGACCATCCTGGTGTTCGGCATCATGGGCATGCTGGCCGCCCTCGCCGGGGCGATTCAAACGGCCCGCCTGAACGCCGGGACCAACTCCACCGGCACCCTGGCCGAACTGAGCGTGATCGCGGCTGCCGTCATCGGGGGAACCTCGCTGGCAGGTGGTACGGGCAGCATTCCCGGCGCATTCCTGGGCGCAATCCTGATGGCGAGCCTGATCAACGGCATGCTCCTGCTCGATCTCCCTAGCGCGTGGCAGAACGTGGTGCAGGGCTTGGTGTTGATGTTGGCGGTCACGCTGGACGGCATCTTCCAGCGTAGGCGGGCCAAATGA
- a CDS encoding ROK family protein, with translation MSTPAPLLALDIGGTSMRAALIEAGQITRRAEVRTPKPSTPDAVIAAALELAAPLAPEAAAIGVACAGAVAAGRVTATAVHTFPGWADIPLEGLIGAGLNLPCAALNDARAAAWGEYEVGAGRGTGEFMFITVSTGVGAGLVLGGRLHLAGNGLDAELGFVSVPAVWKQGVEVSPLGELGPLEFETSGTALGDQALALGLTDARALADAAEAGDTQADLIYRRSAALIAWKIADIAALLGVTRVALGGSVGLRAGYLDRVRGSLGQFPPRYQPEVVHAELGADAGLIGAGLWAGRD, from the coding sequence ATGTCCACTCCCGCACCCCTGCTGGCCCTCGATATCGGCGGCACCTCCATGCGGGCCGCGCTGATAGAAGCCGGGCAGATCACCCGCCGCGCCGAGGTGCGCACGCCCAAGCCCAGCACGCCAGACGCTGTGATCGCAGCGGCGCTGGAACTGGCCGCCCCGCTTGCCCCGGAAGCTGCCGCCATCGGCGTGGCCTGCGCGGGCGCGGTGGCTGCCGGGCGCGTGACCGCGACTGCCGTGCATACCTTCCCCGGCTGGGCCGACATTCCACTTGAGGGGCTGATCGGGGCTGGGCTGAATCTGCCCTGCGCCGCCCTGAACGACGCCCGCGCCGCCGCGTGGGGTGAGTATGAGGTGGGGGCTGGCCGGGGCACGGGCGAATTCATGTTCATCACTGTCAGCACGGGCGTAGGCGCGGGACTGGTGCTGGGCGGGCGGCTGCATTTGGCGGGCAATGGACTGGACGCTGAACTGGGCTTCGTCAGCGTGCCTGCGGTGTGGAAACAGGGGGTGGAAGTGTCGCCGCTGGGGGAACTGGGACCGTTGGAATTCGAGACGAGCGGGACGGCCCTGGGCGATCAGGCGCTGGCTCTGGGACTGACCGACGCCCGCGCACTGGCCGACGCCGCTGAGGCTGGGGACACCCAGGCAGACTTGATTTACCGCCGCTCCGCCGCCCTGATCGCCTGGAAAATTGCTGACATCGCTGCATTGCTGGGCGTCACGCGTGTGGCGCTGGGCGGCAGCGTGGGCCTGCGGGCCGGGTATCTGGACCGGGTACGCGGAAGTCTGGGGCAATTTCCGCCACGCTACCAGCCCGAAGTCGTTCACGCGGAACTGGGCGCGGACGCCGGGCTGATCGGCGCAGGACTGTGGGCCGGGCGCGACTGA
- a CDS encoding sugar ABC transporter substrate-binding protein: protein MKRLLMLSLALTATAQAATTITIATVNNPDMVTMQKLSGEFTKKYPDITTKWVVLPENELRQKVTLDVASGAGSFDVATVGAYEVPIWAKNGWLDPLTPMFAKNADIAKNYNLDDVIPGVRAALTVNKNLYAVPFYAESSMTYYNKDLFKAAGLTMPQNPTWSQIQGFAAKVHNPSKGVYGICLRGLPGWGENMAVFSTVMNTFGGRWYDNDWKAQLDSPAWKNAMTFYVDTIKKYGPPGATGNGFTENLTLMSQGKCGMWVDATVAAGLLSDPSASKVTKSIGFANAPTGPGTPKGNHWYWSWNLAIPKSTKKEDAAFKFITWATSQEYIALVAKEKGTWAAVPPGTRTSTYSNPNYKKAAGAFSGLVQSAINSADVNNATKDPVPYAGIQYVAIPQFQALGTQVGQFLAGAISGQTTVDQALKQAQDAANKVAKEGGYQK, encoded by the coding sequence ATGAAACGACTGTTGATGCTCAGCCTCGCCCTGACCGCCACCGCGCAAGCCGCCACCACCATTACTATCGCCACCGTGAACAACCCGGACATGGTCACCATGCAGAAGCTGTCGGGCGAGTTCACCAAGAAGTACCCCGATATCACCACCAAATGGGTGGTTCTGCCCGAGAACGAACTGCGCCAGAAGGTCACCCTGGATGTGGCGAGCGGTGCGGGCAGCTTCGACGTCGCCACGGTGGGGGCCTACGAAGTGCCGATCTGGGCCAAGAACGGCTGGCTCGATCCCCTGACCCCTATGTTTGCCAAGAACGCCGACATCGCCAAGAACTATAACCTCGACGACGTGATTCCAGGGGTCCGCGCAGCCCTCACGGTCAACAAGAACCTGTACGCGGTTCCGTTCTACGCCGAGAGCAGCATGACGTACTACAACAAAGACCTGTTCAAGGCCGCCGGACTCACAATGCCGCAGAACCCCACCTGGAGTCAGATTCAGGGCTTCGCCGCCAAGGTTCACAATCCCAGCAAGGGCGTCTACGGCATCTGCCTGCGCGGGCTGCCGGGCTGGGGCGAGAACATGGCCGTGTTCAGCACCGTCATGAACACCTTCGGCGGACGCTGGTACGACAACGACTGGAAGGCGCAACTTGACTCCCCAGCCTGGAAGAACGCCATGACGTTCTACGTCGACACCATCAAGAAGTACGGTCCTCCCGGCGCAACCGGCAACGGCTTCACCGAGAACCTGACCCTGATGAGCCAGGGCAAGTGCGGCATGTGGGTGGACGCCACCGTGGCCGCCGGACTGCTGAGCGATCCCAGCGCTTCCAAGGTCACCAAGTCGATTGGCTTTGCCAACGCGCCCACCGGTCCCGGCACCCCCAAGGGCAACCACTGGTACTGGAGCTGGAACCTGGCCATCCCCAAGAGCACCAAGAAGGAAGACGCCGCCTTCAAGTTCATCACCTGGGCCACCAGCCAGGAGTACATCGCCCTGGTCGCCAAGGAGAAGGGCACCTGGGCCGCCGTGCCCCCCGGCACCCGCACCAGCACCTACAGCAACCCCAACTACAAGAAGGCCGCTGGAGCCTTCAGCGGACTGGTTCAGAGCGCCATCAACAGCGCCGATGTCAACAACGCCACCAAGGACCCCGTTCCCTATGCGGGCATCCAGTACGTCGCGATCCCGCAGTTCCAGGCGCTGGGCACCCAGGTCGGTCAGTTCCTGGCCGGGGCGATCAGCGGCCAGACCACCGTGGATCAGGCGCTGAAGCAGGCGCAGGACGCCGCCAACAAGGTTGCCAAGGAAGGCGGCTACCAGAAATAA
- a CDS encoding LacI family DNA-binding transcriptional regulator has translation MSTIQDVARLAGVSPTTAKRALRDPDKLTAETLARVQAAIEELHYEPDVRAGSLRGGQSRTVGLVVASIVEPFFAQFARAAARHLKAADYTLIVSENEYSAHLELPELRRLYGQRVAAIMLRPGYGEESREYLERLRGRGLFILEFDYAPDGSDFPSVVLDHAGCMREAVAYLHGLGHTRIAALGTYDPEVHPEDRSRTFPQAMRDRGLNVPPEYGRVVLLTEDTAYDLTHELLALPTPPTALIALTGTQAIGAFRAIRERGLSLPGDLSLLTFDNYPWTALVDPPITVIEQPVEAMAEAAARAVLRALEGGFDASSTTTPQHAVFPGRLIVRGSCAPPRVPSLALTL, from the coding sequence GTGTCAACGATTCAGGATGTCGCGCGGCTGGCCGGAGTGTCGCCCACAACGGCCAAACGTGCCCTACGCGACCCCGACAAGCTCACCGCCGAAACGCTGGCGCGGGTGCAGGCAGCCATTGAGGAACTGCACTACGAACCCGACGTGCGCGCGGGCAGCCTGCGCGGCGGCCAGAGCCGCACGGTGGGGCTGGTGGTGGCCAGCATCGTCGAGCCGTTCTTCGCGCAGTTTGCCCGCGCCGCCGCCCGTCACCTCAAGGCCGCCGATTACACCCTGATCGTCAGCGAGAACGAGTACAGCGCCCACCTGGAACTGCCTGAACTGCGCCGGCTGTACGGTCAGCGGGTGGCGGCCATCATGCTGCGCCCCGGCTACGGCGAGGAAAGCCGCGAGTACCTGGAGCGCCTGCGTGGCCGGGGGCTGTTCATCCTGGAATTCGATTACGCGCCGGATGGCTCGGACTTTCCCAGCGTGGTGCTGGACCACGCTGGCTGCATGCGGGAGGCGGTGGCCTACCTGCACGGGCTGGGCCACACCCGGATTGCCGCGCTGGGCACCTATGATCCCGAGGTTCACCCGGAAGACCGCTCGCGCACCTTTCCGCAGGCCATGCGGGACCGGGGCCTGAATGTGCCGCCCGAATACGGGCGTGTGGTCCTGCTGACCGAGGACACCGCCTACGACCTGACCCACGAGCTGCTGGCGCTGCCCACGCCGCCGACCGCCCTGATCGCCCTGACTGGCACCCAGGCCATCGGCGCATTCCGGGCCATCCGTGAGCGCGGCCTGAGCCTGCCGGGTGACCTGTCGCTGCTGACCTTCGATAACTACCCCTGGACTGCGCTGGTGGACCCGCCCATCACCGTGATCGAGCAGCCCGTCGAGGCGATGGCCGAGGCCGCAGCCCGCGCGGTGTTGCGTGCCCTGGAGGGCGGATTTGACGCGAGCAGCACAACCACGCCCCAGCACGCGGTCTTTCCGGGCCGCCTGATCGTGCGCGGCAGTTGCGCCCCGCCGCGCGTGCCCAGTCTGGCCCTGACTCTCTGA
- a CDS encoding tryptophan 2,3-dioxygenase, with translation MTDQNAPERAYTDFTQSLSYGDYLRLDTLKAAHQPITEAHDEHLFITVHHVSEVWLELIVRELRAAMTLLEGGITDAPLKMLTRVVRAQEQLTNAWEVLKTMTPADYLQFRHAFGQASGFQSASYRTVEFLLGNRRAVLLRPHEHRPDLHGPLEAVLNAPSVYDLALRLLAERGLPVPDEVLNRDLTLPPVLNETVLDSWLTVYRDPQTYWDLYELAEKLLDVEDNFRRWRFNHLTTVERTIGFKAGSGGTSGAGYLRGVLGVVLFPELWEVRTRL, from the coding sequence ATGACTGACCAGAACGCTCCTGAACGGGCCTATACCGACTTTACCCAGAGCCTGAGCTACGGTGATTACCTCCGTCTGGACACGCTTAAAGCGGCCCACCAGCCGATCACCGAGGCACACGACGAGCACCTGTTCATCACCGTTCACCACGTCTCGGAAGTGTGGCTGGAACTGATCGTGCGCGAACTGCGGGCGGCCATGACGCTACTGGAGGGTGGTATCACTGACGCGCCGCTGAAGATGCTGACCCGCGTGGTGCGCGCCCAGGAGCAACTGACCAACGCCTGGGAAGTCCTGAAGACCATGACACCCGCCGATTATCTGCAATTCCGGCATGCCTTCGGGCAGGCGTCGGGCTTCCAGTCGGCCAGCTACCGGACGGTGGAATTCCTGCTGGGCAACCGCCGCGCCGTGCTGCTGCGCCCGCACGAACACCGTCCGGACCTGCACGGCCCGCTCGAAGCTGTGCTAAACGCCCCCAGCGTCTACGATCTGGCCCTGCGGCTGCTGGCCGAACGCGGGCTGCCCGTGCCGGACGAGGTGCTGAACCGTGACCTCACCCTGCCACCCGTGTTGAATGAGACCGTGCTGGACTCCTGGCTGACCGTCTACCGCGATCCACAGACGTACTGGGACCTGTACGAGCTGGCCGAGAAGTTGCTGGACGTGGAGGACAACTTCCGGCGCTGGCGCTTTAACCACCTGACCACCGTGGAGCGCACGATTGGCTTTAAAGCGGGTTCCGGCGGCACTAGCGGCGCGGGCTACCTGCGCGGCGTGCTGGGCGTGGTGCTGTTCCCCGAGCTGTGGGAAGTGAGGACGCGACTGTAA
- a CDS encoding ATP-binding cassette domain-containing protein has translation MSATTVNRTGTPLVEARGISKSFGGIHALEDVNISLAPGEVLGLLGHNGAGKSTLIKMLSGAYTADAGQILINGQEVKLTSPRTAQKLGIETIYQNLALADNLDVAANIFLGRELLRGGALDEDTMELEARKVLDRLKVNLPDLKKPVFNLSGGQRQCIAISRAIYFKARVLIMDEPTAALGPQETHQVNELIKSLKTEGVGIFLISHDMHDVFDLADRVTVMKNGKVVGSALTSRITQDEVLEMIIAGKLPGRDVLTV, from the coding sequence ATGAGCGCCACCACGGTCAACAGGACGGGTACGCCATTGGTGGAGGCGCGCGGCATCTCCAAGAGTTTTGGCGGCATCCACGCGCTGGAGGACGTGAATATCAGTCTGGCCCCCGGCGAGGTGCTGGGGCTGCTGGGTCACAACGGTGCCGGCAAATCCACGCTGATCAAGATGCTTTCCGGCGCGTACACCGCCGACGCTGGGCAGATCCTGATCAACGGGCAGGAAGTGAAGCTGACCAGTCCACGTACCGCGCAGAAGCTGGGCATCGAGACGATCTACCAGAATCTGGCACTGGCCGACAATCTGGACGTGGCGGCCAACATCTTCCTGGGGCGCGAGTTGCTGCGTGGCGGCGCTCTGGACGAGGACACGATGGAGTTGGAGGCCCGCAAGGTGCTGGACCGCCTGAAGGTTAACCTGCCGGACCTCAAAAAGCCTGTTTTTAACCTGTCGGGCGGGCAGCGCCAGTGTATCGCCATCAGCCGGGCCATTTATTTCAAGGCCAGGGTGCTGATCATGGACGAACCCACCGCCGCACTGGGGCCGCAGGAAACGCATCAGGTCAACGAGCTGATCAAGTCGCTGAAGACCGAGGGCGTGGGCATCTTCCTGATCAGCCACGACATGCACGACGTGTTTGACCTAGCGGACCGTGTAACCGTGATGAAAAACGGCAAGGTGGTGGGCAGCGCCCTGACCTCACGGATCACGCAGGACGAGGTGCTGGAGATGATCATCGCGGGCAAGTTGCCGGGGCGGGATGTGCTGACGGTCTAG
- the xylA gene encoding xylose isomerase: MTNLTPTAADRFTFGLWTVGNVGRDPFGEPTRQPLSAPYIVRKLAELGASGINLHDNDLVPIDATAAERDRIVSDLKAALAETGLKVPMATTNLFGDPAFKDGAFTSADRRVRAYALQKTMRSMDLGAELGAKTYVFWGGREGTEVDAGGKLLDALAWFRESLNFLAEYSESQGYGYRFALEPKPNEPRADIFLPTVGSALGFIPTLDKPELFGVNPEFAHETMAGLSFPHAIAQALDAGKLFHIDLNDQKMGRFDQDLRFGAENIKGAFFTVMLLEDTGYSGSLHFDAHALRTEDEAGVWAFARGCMRTYLILKDKVAQFHADPEITAALEAYRVEDTELAALSKFSPENAEALKNREFDREALGVRGPGLEALDQMTIELLMGVRG; the protein is encoded by the coding sequence ATGACCAACTTGACCCCCACCGCCGCAGACCGTTTCACCTTTGGCCTCTGGACCGTCGGCAACGTCGGACGCGATCCGTTTGGCGAACCCACCCGGCAGCCACTGAGCGCGCCGTACATCGTGCGGAAGCTGGCCGAGCTGGGCGCGTCGGGCATTAACTTGCACGACAACGATCTGGTGCCGATTGACGCCACGGCTGCCGAGCGCGACAGGATCGTCTCGGACCTGAAAGCCGCGCTGGCTGAAACCGGGTTGAAGGTGCCGATGGCGACTACCAATCTGTTCGGCGATCCGGCGTTCAAGGACGGCGCGTTCACCAGTGCGGACCGCCGCGTGCGGGCCTACGCGCTGCAAAAGACCATGCGCTCTATGGACCTGGGGGCCGAGCTGGGCGCAAAAACCTACGTGTTCTGGGGGGGCCGCGAGGGAACCGAGGTGGACGCGGGCGGCAAGCTGCTGGACGCGCTGGCGTGGTTCCGCGAGAGCCTGAACTTCCTGGCCGAATACAGCGAATCGCAGGGCTACGGCTACCGCTTCGCGTTGGAACCCAAGCCCAACGAGCCGCGCGCCGACATCTTCCTGCCCACGGTGGGCAGTGCTCTGGGCTTCATTCCCACGCTGGATAAGCCCGAACTGTTCGGCGTCAACCCCGAATTTGCCCATGAGACGATGGCGGGCCTCAGCTTTCCGCACGCCATCGCGCAGGCACTGGACGCAGGCAAGCTGTTCCACATCGATCTGAACGATCAGAAGATGGGCCGCTTCGATCAGGATCTGCGCTTTGGCGCGGAGAACATCAAGGGCGCATTCTTCACCGTGATGCTGCTGGAGGACACGGGTTACAGCGGCTCCCTTCACTTTGACGCCCACGCCCTGCGGACCGAGGACGAGGCGGGCGTGTGGGCCTTCGCGCGCGGCTGCATGCGGACCTACCTGATCCTGAAGGACAAGGTGGCGCAGTTCCACGCCGATCCCGAGATCACGGCGGCGCTGGAGGCCTACCGCGTGGAGGACACGGAGCTGGCCGCCCTGAGCAAGTTCTCGCCCGAGAATGCTGAGGCGCTCAAGAACCGTGAATTTGACCGTGAGGCGCTGGGCGTGCGTGGACCGGGCCTGGAAGCCCTGGACCAGATGACCATCGAACTGCTGATGGGCGTGCGCGGGTGA